The bacterium genome includes a region encoding these proteins:
- a CDS encoding GAF domain-containing protein has protein sequence MGSGADVGFRQQLESLHSISVEVSRLHELPQVLDRALGYCLELTGSEFGFVGLLNAGREMLEVAAIKGFEPSDPTFYERYRHIPVRPTIFSVVIREGRACISNDVVNDPRRVGQPPGHPPVRTFLGVPLRVGDEIIGMVGVANRKSGYSDEEDRLLSTFANQAAVAIDNARLYEAQKDLIRRLELLHHEQSRQQQQAGIAELGWRALVGTAPQELMEHAVALVASTLNVDYVRILELLPDGKNLLLRAGTGWRPGLVGTATVRLDNTQVGYMFESNEPLIIEDFQTDTRFKAAWLLREHSVRSGIRAVIHGSPTPFGELAAYTTKRRLFTQDDVLFMRATANTLAESFIRLHAEQEKEESLRQLREVDEARRHLLERLSLVVEEERKRIASDIHDDALQVLAGLGMRLQVMAEGPYDPAEKQSLRDLSSALAVAGDRLRRLIFDLRPDALELGLAPALRFYFEQTTTGVDPELAIDSQLTRELPADTRLMVYRACQEALNNVRKHARARHATVRVREAEGGTEVLIRDDGVGFEVPADTTPGHIGLVAMKERIQLAGGRTVITSKPGRGTTVKFWVPPRRAG, from the coding sequence ATGGGCTCAGGCGCCGACGTGGGGTTCCGCCAGCAGCTGGAGTCGCTCCACTCGATTTCGGTTGAGGTGTCGAGGCTCCACGAACTCCCGCAGGTCCTTGATCGCGCCCTCGGATACTGCCTGGAGCTGACCGGCTCGGAGTTCGGATTCGTCGGCCTGCTCAACGCCGGCAGGGAAATGTTGGAGGTGGCGGCCATCAAGGGATTCGAGCCCTCCGACCCCACCTTCTACGAGCGGTACCGACACATACCGGTGCGTCCGACCATCTTCAGCGTGGTCATCCGCGAGGGTCGCGCCTGCATCTCCAACGACGTCGTCAACGACCCCCGGAGGGTCGGCCAGCCCCCCGGCCATCCCCCGGTGCGAACGTTCCTCGGTGTTCCCCTGCGGGTGGGGGACGAGATCATCGGCATGGTCGGGGTTGCCAACCGCAAGTCGGGCTACTCAGATGAGGAGGATCGCCTGCTCTCCACATTCGCCAACCAGGCGGCCGTCGCGATCGACAACGCACGGCTGTATGAAGCTCAAAAGGACCTGATTCGAAGGCTCGAGCTCCTGCACCACGAGCAGTCCCGCCAGCAGCAACAGGCGGGAATCGCCGAGCTCGGCTGGCGGGCGCTGGTGGGCACCGCCCCCCAGGAGCTGATGGAGCATGCGGTCGCTCTCGTCGCCTCGACGCTGAACGTGGATTACGTCCGCATCCTCGAGCTGCTCCCCGATGGCAAGAACCTGCTCCTGCGAGCCGGCACCGGCTGGCGGCCGGGTCTGGTCGGCACGGCCACCGTCCGTCTCGACAACACCCAGGTGGGCTACATGTTCGAGAGCAACGAACCGCTGATCATCGAGGATTTTCAGACCGACACCCGATTCAAGGCCGCCTGGCTGCTGCGCGAACACTCCGTGCGGAGCGGGATCAGGGCGGTCATTCATGGCTCGCCCACCCCCTTCGGAGAGTTGGCCGCCTACACGACCAAACGCCGGTTGTTCACCCAGGACGACGTTCTCTTCATGCGCGCGACAGCGAACACCCTCGCCGAATCCTTCATCCGATTGCACGCCGAACAGGAGAAGGAGGAAAGCCTGCGCCAGCTCCGGGAGGTCGACGAAGCTCGGCGGCATCTCCTCGAGAGACTGAGCCTCGTGGTCGAGGAGGAGCGGAAGCGGATCGCGAGTGACATCCATGACGACGCGCTTCAGGTCCTGGCCGGTCTCGGCATGCGGCTCCAGGTGATGGCGGAAGGTCCCTACGACCCCGCTGAGAAGCAGTCTTTGCGGGACTTGAGCTCAGCTCTCGCCGTGGCCGGTGACAGGCTCCGGCGTCTCATCTTCGACCTCCGGCCGGACGCGCTCGAGCTCGGGCTTGCGCCCGCCCTGCGCTTCTACTTCGAGCAAACCACGACCGGTGTCGATCCTGAGCTGGCCATCGACAGCCAGCTGACCCGAGAACTGCCGGCGGATACCCGGTTGATGGTTTACCGAGCCTGCCAGGAAGCGCTCAACAACGTCCGCAAGCATGCCCGAGCGCGACACGCGACCGTCCGAGTTCGGGAAGCGGAAGGGGGGACCGAGGTGCTGATCCGGGACGACGGCGTCGGGTTCGAGGTGCCGGCAGACACCACGCCGGGGCACATCGGTCTCGTCGCGATGAAAGAGCGGATTCAACTTGCCGGAGGGCGCACCGTCATCACCAGCAAGCCGGGTCGGGGCACAACGGTGAAGTTCTGGGTGCCCCCGCGGCGAGCCGGCTGA
- a CDS encoding TetR/AcrR family transcriptional regulator → MAAPLTRREAKQRTRKRLLDAARKLILAGGEARLAASTVARQAGVAGATFYEHFRSRDDLVKALSNDLFDELRAELGKRRHEALAAPGSEEKLRQEFRTPLEILAASPDLFRLALRVRHHPASPLGDSSRRLAGNTRTDLVTELVARGYPHDGPGERRRLEMIADIHIAATEVLALGYLSGRYPDLDEIVDMLVLVTRGTRLARAWRGRGATTPAADAAPVPDRHSAAGGLASGRSLNTRLTT, encoded by the coding sequence ATGGCGGCGCCATTGACTCGCCGTGAAGCCAAGCAGCGCACACGCAAGCGCCTGCTCGACGCCGCCCGAAAGCTGATCCTGGCCGGCGGCGAGGCCCGCCTCGCCGCCAGCACCGTGGCCAGGCAGGCCGGCGTCGCGGGCGCCACCTTCTACGAGCACTTCCGCAGCCGCGACGATCTGGTGAAGGCGCTCTCGAACGACCTCTTCGACGAGCTCCGGGCCGAGCTCGGGAAGCGCCGTCACGAGGCCTTGGCGGCACCCGGAAGCGAGGAGAAGCTTCGCCAGGAGTTCCGCACCCCGCTCGAGATACTGGCCGCCAGCCCGGACCTCTTCCGGCTGGCGCTGCGGGTGCGTCACCACCCGGCATCGCCGTTGGGCGACTCCAGCCGGCGATTGGCCGGTAATACCCGTACCGACCTGGTCACCGAGCTCGTTGCCCGAGGCTATCCGCACGACGGGCCCGGGGAGCGGCGGCGGCTCGAGATGATCGCGGACATCCACATCGCCGCCACCGAAGTGCTGGCGCTCGGCTACCTGTCGGGACGTTATCCGGACCTCGATGAGATCGTCGACATGCTGGTCCTGGTCACCCGAGGAACTCGTCTGGCACGAGCGTGGCGGGGCCGCGGCGCGACCACGCCGGCCGCGGACGCAGCACCAGTGCCCGACCGCCACAGCGCAGCGGGCGGTCTGGCTTCGGGGCGGAGCCTGAACACGCGACTGACGACATAG